The stretch of DNA ACGAggacattcaaaataaaaacgtgattaatagtTTCAACCGTAGAGTCgcatattttatatcaaatataacattggacacctcggtgtatctatttacttactaaaaatatttacttatattcttttataaatttaattttattttaaaaattataaacccgcacatcgggtgggtcctaatctagtgtatttaataaatcaaaactaatatgTATTTACTTACATAGTCTTTCAACCATCCATAATTAAAACTAGGCTGATCCAATCTTGGTGTCATAATCTTCCAATAAAATCTAACATCTACATTTCCAGTTTGCAAAGGTGTCTCCCTGTAAAAATGTTTACATAATAATGCTAATGAGTACTAAATTACTAATaggaaattaaaaacataatgtttatgtaacaacccgtcccgtggaccccactagcctcactgctagtccgctagcctcactgctagcccgctagcctcactgctagccgcccaaacagaccccaagctggtcctgcagggcatcgatcctaacccatcactgtggaaatccacatccatcagtaggttattggtgcgccaggcgttcctcgaactctGGTCCTCactctttaacaaccttcccacaggacaagctgtcaccaattgatcaattggtggcaacttgtctgtgggaaggttgttaaagagtGGGGGACcaaggttcgaggaacgccagatcaattggtgacagcttgtcctgtgggaaggttgttaaagagtggggaccagggttcgaggaacgcctggcgcaccaataacctactgtggatttggatgaatagttccatttgcccggTGAggagttaggatcgatgccctgcagggccttcttggggtctgttgggccggctagcggtgggctagtggggtccatggacggtccgttggggcagctagcggtgggctagtgggatccgcgggacgggttgtcacagttTACATCATAATGCTAATGAGTACAATTCAATTGGGCttcatatatatcatttcaGTTGGGCTAAGTTGAAATTAGGCTTTAACTTtactctataatatatttataaattaataataaataataataataatacaaaatattaaagggTATTTACTGGTCGGGTAACAAAACGGATAAAGGAACGAGTAACGGGACGGGTATCAAAACCTAAATCAATACCCGatactcgtcccttactcacggataatataattatgataCCCTTTACTCGACCCTAAACCTACGAGTACCCTTTTTTCGGGACGGGTATGAGCCGAGTAACGGGTCGAATACGGGTAAAGTGCCTAGGCCTAGTACTAATaggaaattaaaaacataatgtaagTATCATAAGGATAATACTTACTGATCACGCTTCAGGAAATCAAGAAGTTTTTGTAACTTATCATCTTCAGCTGGCTTAAGAAGATCATAAGACACATTGGAAGGGATTATGCGCTTAACAGTAGAGTTACCAACATATTGATACTTTTGAGATTTTGCCAACTGTTGCATTCGTTTTGCTTGTGTCCTATCTCCGTCCAAAGTTTTTAACGCCTCTCCAAGAGATATCAATGTTGCATCAAGCCTTTTACTGGCCAACTGTTGTTGAGGATCATCCCATGTATCTTCAGAACTGGAAGCCATTTTAGTATGGAGAGCTACAACTTTTTCAGTAATATCTTCAAGTTCATCAACGGCAACAGCTGGCCGCTTTCCCTTTTTCTTATTATGTTCGGTACTTTCTCCAACAACTGCAGCTTTCGGCTTCTCATTCTTGCGACCAAGTTTCTTTAAAACATCACCCACAATATTCTTCTGATAATTCTTCTCACATAAAGGAAGGTCAGCAGATATTTCTGATTCTGTCTTGTTCTTTTTATTACTCACTGTGTAAACCTTCTTCACCACTCGAGGGACTGGAAATTCATCATTCGAAGTCGGTTTCATCTCTACCATCCAAGACTGCCAAATATTAATAAGTTAGATGACAAAGAAAATCATATTACAATAtcgaaaaaaattaaacaaaacaaaattaaaaaccgaAATATAACTTACTGGTTGTTGACTATGTGCCTCATCCTCTTCATTGTTTGGGACAACAGTGGGTTTTGTATCTTTCATTCCTTTCAAATCTACCTCCACCATTTTAATATTCTCACTAAGCTTCCCATCTAAGATACCCATTCTCTTCTCAACAAAAGAATCGAATTTACCTTCTAAAGCGTCCATTCTACTGATTAAATTCTTGCCCAAGTCGGAAATTGTCCCATTCATTTTTTCTATCACCTTCCAAATATCCAACAAGCCTTTTCTCTCATCTTCCACATCCTGCAATCATTTATATGTAACTAAATTCGTATAGTTGTCTAGCGCTGAATATGAAAATGAATAACTAACTATGATGAATAtgcaaattaataaataactaTGATGAATATGCAAATGAAAAAATAACTAACCTCCATATGTTTCTTgcctttcttttccttcttctttacatctttttctccttcttcatcaattGAGAAATCAGctttcattttcaatttcttatcACTGCTTCGACTCTCCCAATTCTCATTTTCTTtagcttttcattttttttcttcccatgcTCACTGTTTTCTCAACTCTCCAAACATCTAAAGGTAAGCAATCATGGACAATATCAGTAATCAAGTTGGCTAGCGCCGGATCCTTATTATCCTCGTCGTCACTCCATTTATGATACATATTTTCTTCTGAAACAATAATCATGTGCCTTACACCCACCTACATACAACGTAGAAGTAAAATATTAGTGTTCCTAGTCACATCGAAAAAATAAACTCagacaaatttaaaaacaaatggtCTAATACTTAATTTCGAAAACTAACCTCTCCATGTGTAGCCATCTCATTCTTTATGAATTCATCAATTTTGATACCTTTCCTGGTTGATTGTCAATCAAGTAGTGGAACACCATTACTCAAAGACCTCAGCCCATAAAGTTCTCCAATGCCAGGCACACTCTCATACAACCAAATCAACCAAGCATGCACACATCCTTGTACAGTGTAAGAGTCTTTATCTAAGTCAACAATCTTGACTGAATTGACTAAGCAAGTAAAAGCCACTCGACCCCAaggatgtttttcaaaaaaatcttcatcaaaAACCCTTTTAGCACTTGAAAGAGGGATTCTAGAGCCATGATGTATGCTATGTACTGCAACAGATAATCAATAAGCCTACCAACCATCATCCTTTTCGCTGGAGTCCATGTCTTGCTAAAATCCATAACATTTTCCAACTCAGTATACTTTGGACCGTCTGAAGTTGTTGCTATCTTCATTTCGCTCCAAAATTCATGATGATCAACATCTAAGTTCTCCAACGGGTCACCTGGATCATAGTTTAAGCCCGTTATTTCAGCAAACACATTCAACAAAAACCTGATAGGTCTACCATCAATCAACGACCATACCTCATGAGAATTGTCGACTGCTAGCTGATGTGTAAGGATATAATGAACTTTTGCGGCAGACCATCTGTATCCTAGTTCAGCTAACTTAATAAATACTCCAAGAGATGATTCCTTCAACTTATCCCACACATCGAAGCCTAAACTTTCTTCCATTATCccaatttttgacaaaaagcAATTGTGGTTCATGCTCCTGTTTTGCAAAGGAGATCTTCCTTCTCCATAGAGGCGAGGAGGATATTTTGAGACTGTACTCGAGGACGCCATTCCTATACATATTGAAATTTAAATCTTGAGTCAACAATTGATCCACAAAAACCCATGgcaaacaaatttaaaacccATTGCAAACAAACTTAAAACCCATTGCTTCCAAATCGTGGGAATAATATAACCG from Camelina sativa cultivar DH55 chromosome 9, Cs, whole genome shotgun sequence encodes:
- the LOC104710820 gene encoding uncharacterized protein LOC104710820 encodes the protein MKADFSIDEEGEKDVKKKEKKGKKHMEDVEDERKGLLDIWKVIEKMNGTISDLGKNLISRMDALEGKFDSFVEKRMGILDGKLSENIKMVEVDLKGMKDTKPTVVPNNEEDEAHSQQPSWMVEMKPTSNDEFPVPRVVKKVYTVSNKKNKTESEISADLPLCEKNYQKNIVGDVLKKLGRKNEKPKAAVVGESTEHNKKKGKRPAVAVDELEDITEKVVALHTKMASSSEDTWDDPQQQLASKRLDATLISLGEALKTLDGDRTQAKRMQQLAKSQKYQYVGNSTVKRIIPSNVSYDLLKPAEDDKLQKLLDFLKRDQ